The following are encoded in a window of Kitasatospora fiedleri genomic DNA:
- a CDS encoding toxin glutamine deamidase domain-containing protein produces MNDRGYRSFGPEHPLTQDLVEHLGGTGKPHPEMSDGLLQKVNPHQEPVNAGPDFRRGNDLNACLENVEAYRDTHFGRPRVSGQTLHGTVEPIPGNTLWKRHDGPALFGEGGPAVQKLMEQVKEGGPGTFATVLGAGKQGDGHAVALVHDQDGTLRWADLTDRKVTPADGNLPENFGKDWTVWASVADPHENNISGPHDQNFMDAYSSFTRPEERPVPEQSHVEQPHVEQSRTDQPRTDQPHVEQPRPDDGFGTVTNSGQRQDETDIIQQHDSEAAASGDGPVKLKWNADENKWTRSEDGPADPNAFSKWMDEDFGTRKKTPVEVDVDRLSQPELHQFADMLIRSDYPQTATKVLERAHWLDEQARQGNGEVADPRKHLLATGDEIVGKGGQLRDRLELLTDHQRFEAEYPSPQERLQYARETVRQGQELDRLLKGHVTGAADHGGLYHLRNEYGPLSGLSETLFDAHPTGGGQRTPLALDPQKMDMVRNKLREFRRDQAYADVPTGTQWKTVQGEIRNGAGNERPPGSGTPRTDDPNAPRSEDPNAPKPEDANAPKPEDLKTLTPEDLANLPEDLATLPPEKRADFVRALSERNLGDLHAQVDPHLRADPELKGLYDSLQDLPYRLKHSTPAYHAIANSGMLSSQGDLKRRDFKFMASGKSSGTNTSSLGNDDFAFFRMEVGNERMVTRYGPTTMVFGPEILSHYDGWVSLHDQLEPLDRKAMQEFKLPNGEVVRTTEYANGATTTGQKSKWEHTYPGSGGTKQPTTFDREVFHGKDVVEGLALSVVQEVHRAGPALKEHAVKLNQELTAAKGELETARGTDGEADAQARVSRAEKDLGDLVSRLYRPEAKFGSGLPIDPRPGHEPSPNGEARPPFRPLLVHNADGDGRYRGDGTLDPLAFTAARMSDRVDDRQREGEKNYAKGETRSNLGDALRQYEPAVSAARKSVARTEEFVRQTEEEVRNLRQEPDPGPDHRNRLDAAEQRAEQARTMLEERRTKEREVTERTAALQQRKAELDEQHRQEQAAQEERQRAEREERQRKAEEKQQRRQEKAARRQGVVQAKGDENTASLSTGEHAPKASKGQQAEQYMGRFRSTDSDTLSVPLTGHDEASIRRSVLELHDLRTPEDAKDFGKHFATWIDGNRQGPLAGIEKQTLDGVIKNLVRPGSTGLDTPGPFRDAYFTALAKNLGRDVVLTHDGNELNRYPGTEEGGPGRELRLEQPNADTPPVTPPTGSSTSTPAHQGNDGTPGPSRGFGSAPRTTAPTGQQGTDHSGPSVHSTNQHDQVQHDPAQHDQVQQQTDHQDADQQQHVQDPAPGHEPLLPPVGTAEHGLVHDPVEFLSHTPVSVSFADGVMSRTPGLQQHDAFTFVDAFERSSEHWFTLERDPNVPAGRDAYVLTPAWEKYAEHDPSFPRPSNGVALPAPKPDHEYVRAGYIPYKQGRPASDAAIGSVDVVRHPDPARPGDGLVFTGGMNGCALAVTDVGPHSFKVWHVQSYSATSNLGPASDFRLRHPATDWFGVDEYVTPGQGELFEATNVLRHGPDGWEVISQEVVKTPGDHRIGRQSSRPLNLTPPTGAEFTGRTVGLYHPVATEQVQRFDGKAARLLREVPEGWMRNTVRNEIDGLHDRLAAQEQTLAGLRQPGTTPQQLRTAADTLQNNAVLNEQAANNSAIMLESALRMAFNEPANKPFSFKSHVEALVEEFQPGQNAAWIGGLHRETDAYLQSASAPAPATAHQSGFGSVPTPTTDHVPTTDHTPAPGGDTPRGHTPDPMQLDSPTVTTAPTPPVEHRTEPDPDPMVLDRDGDTAQDLPNPRKRGREDEENEQDPQNERSARDEQDGSTAERDAKRRRTPAYENTDGVMNDRGYRSFGPEHPLSQELVGYLGGEPKVHPAMSNSLLQKVNPHQEPVNAEAGFRRGNDLNACLENVEAYRDTHFGRPRVSGQTLHGTVEPIPGNTLWKRHDGPALFGEGGPAVQKLMEQVKEGGPGTFATVLGAGKQGDGHAVALVHDRDGTLRWADLTDRRVTTANGSMPEHFAQDWTVWASVADPRENNISGPHDPAFMERYSTFGGERPHGDDTADPMDIDGFGAPRPAGSEQTDTAVKTPEQQLPRENRPDGPEDDGSGPQPVKPVGGGPLDGNGGSHVGDPTTNGGSHPGNGTTTRPRAASAPPELRSQPGPVREQRPPSPETAQVKDGKSGKGDEETAKDATKDTSEVKTEVEPEAVVKPETEPEGTVKSEGEPKDAAKDTVKDAVKETAEDVIEPPAQKTEPPFEAAEFPPAGPLVKVSADGLCLLHSLAVGLPELAGNGSAARRLQAVVEEHFAALSPEHWPTEVVTNYRNDFVARGNATERQLLEYLPVADRGGYRGLPINELREIVGAHLTENAPPPFPHERQALLDTVRGWESRWRTNPGEMLPAAAAHALDLRLRVLDHDGATLAVFGPQDGRQVTVYRQGDHYDGSVPPSSPGDTPIPPVEKSTTTTTPAPEQQPKQEQQPAPEQQQEQKPASEQEPKQEQEQEQKPAPEQQQEQKSAPEQQQEQQKPPAPEGAKTTAVDGAPRPIAGTDLVVGLSENEAAVRDQVIAAIEHAVPGDRAAARAFAEAYFGPATLRPVLGALSRGEVWTAPFEGDGWSGSVTLRGRVTESTHLRTEKIEFENGADRTVATGGNRDSQWQYNVGLQAKQTAGITEPAELVGYFHDRGQAEVNMDLGGMVARSKTSEPADVFRSTMRLELDFGDLRHEDVPVRTASGGRTAQVDLGMTVAVPVRPAVDAGGEQRVPPQRLLDGRVGGQEIVLDLSPQGGGGRGGRRPVEALLDHVDQAGKQEFGKDWPAMREKVLNEVDFARLQRDLKSMTADEPVAVTLSDRRGRTLGTVEIRARVGELHQVGTTKETEFNIGTTVQQVRSTATTRGNASQLGLSNVLKPGAALATVGGAGRLGRDRVEITGDSRVSQLTSKSKVPGVLYDGSVHYELTFNGKGTAHDAGTADVRLLVDRADTKPAAENVKSDAVEPSSSKGESTKGESSKGESAKTEAAKTEATTTEAAKSEAETAPVLHEVTSPPDSVWRGGDRGGLGESVVVRDLESTAALRREVDAKGRERFGKDWDAVREQVLQGFSQPNLAARLTGMTRGEPLVVKVPGKEDLVVTATARVREMTYRREDGKAELNTVNESSAFSVERQLLARTVAGNGQLGGTVPKGTPGADLLATGSGQQRERAGGQGRQADRVYANGKYSAAQVIYGAELTVDVHFGRPGESLPGGRSETSAPVRVEVGLEAGDTVKVQVPRTEDGTVSFQRPKNPARTTAASARRRPSRTRRTPRRPASARRAS; encoded by the coding sequence ATGAACGACCGCGGTTACCGCTCGTTCGGCCCGGAGCACCCGCTGACCCAGGACCTGGTGGAGCACCTCGGCGGCACGGGCAAGCCGCACCCGGAGATGAGCGACGGCCTGCTCCAGAAGGTCAACCCGCACCAGGAGCCGGTCAACGCCGGGCCGGACTTCCGGCGCGGCAACGACCTGAACGCGTGCCTGGAGAACGTGGAGGCGTACCGGGACACCCACTTCGGGCGCCCCCGGGTCTCGGGGCAGACGCTGCACGGCACGGTGGAGCCGATTCCCGGCAACACGCTGTGGAAGCGGCACGACGGGCCGGCGCTGTTCGGTGAGGGCGGCCCGGCGGTCCAGAAGCTGATGGAGCAGGTCAAGGAGGGCGGTCCCGGCACCTTCGCCACCGTCCTCGGCGCGGGCAAGCAGGGGGACGGCCACGCCGTCGCGCTGGTCCACGACCAGGACGGCACGCTGCGCTGGGCCGACCTGACCGACCGCAAGGTCACCCCGGCGGACGGCAACCTGCCGGAGAACTTCGGCAAGGACTGGACGGTCTGGGCCTCCGTCGCGGACCCGCACGAGAACAACATCTCGGGTCCGCACGACCAGAACTTCATGGACGCCTACTCCAGCTTCACCCGCCCCGAGGAGCGGCCCGTCCCGGAGCAGTCGCACGTCGAGCAGCCGCACGTCGAGCAGTCGCGCACCGACCAGCCGCGCACCGACCAGCCGCACGTCGAGCAGCCCCGTCCGGACGACGGCTTCGGCACGGTGACGAACTCCGGTCAGCGCCAGGACGAAACGGACATCATCCAGCAGCACGACAGCGAGGCCGCGGCCTCCGGCGACGGCCCGGTCAAGCTGAAGTGGAACGCGGACGAGAACAAGTGGACCAGGTCCGAGGACGGCCCGGCCGACCCGAACGCGTTCTCGAAGTGGATGGACGAGGACTTCGGCACCCGCAAGAAGACCCCGGTCGAGGTCGACGTCGACCGCCTGTCGCAGCCCGAACTCCACCAGTTCGCCGACATGCTGATCCGCAGCGACTACCCGCAGACCGCCACCAAGGTGCTGGAGCGGGCGCACTGGCTGGACGAGCAGGCCCGACAGGGGAACGGCGAGGTCGCCGACCCCCGCAAGCACCTGTTGGCGACCGGCGACGAGATCGTCGGCAAGGGCGGCCAACTGCGGGACCGGCTCGAACTCCTGACGGACCACCAGCGCTTCGAGGCGGAGTACCCGTCGCCGCAGGAGCGGCTGCAGTACGCGCGGGAGACGGTGCGGCAGGGCCAGGAACTGGACCGCCTGCTCAAGGGGCACGTGACGGGTGCCGCGGACCACGGCGGCCTCTACCACCTGCGCAACGAGTACGGTCCGCTGAGCGGCCTCTCCGAGACCCTGTTCGATGCGCACCCGACCGGTGGGGGGCAGCGCACCCCGCTGGCGCTCGACCCGCAGAAGATGGACATGGTGCGGAACAAGCTGCGCGAGTTCCGCCGCGACCAGGCGTACGCCGACGTGCCCACCGGCACGCAGTGGAAGACCGTCCAGGGCGAGATCAGGAACGGCGCCGGCAACGAGCGCCCGCCCGGGTCCGGGACGCCCAGGACCGACGACCCGAACGCGCCCAGGTCCGAGGACCCGAACGCCCCGAAGCCGGAGGACGCGAACGCCCCGAAGCCCGAGGACCTGAAGACGCTCACCCCCGAGGACCTGGCGAACCTCCCCGAGGACCTGGCCACCCTCCCGCCGGAGAAGCGGGCCGACTTCGTCCGCGCCCTGTCCGAGCGCAACCTCGGCGACCTGCACGCCCAGGTCGACCCGCACCTCAGGGCCGACCCCGAGCTGAAGGGACTCTACGACTCCCTCCAGGACCTGCCCTACCGGCTCAAGCACTCCACCCCGGCCTACCACGCCATCGCCAACTCCGGCATGCTCTCCTCGCAGGGCGACCTGAAGCGGCGCGACTTCAAGTTCATGGCGTCCGGGAAGAGCAGCGGCACCAACACCAGCAGCCTCGGCAACGACGACTTCGCCTTCTTCCGGATGGAGGTCGGCAACGAGAGGATGGTCACCCGCTACGGCCCCACCACCATGGTGTTCGGCCCCGAGATCCTCTCGCACTACGACGGCTGGGTCTCCCTGCACGACCAGCTCGAACCGCTGGACCGCAAGGCCATGCAGGAGTTCAAGCTGCCCAACGGCGAGGTCGTGCGCACCACCGAGTACGCCAACGGCGCCACCACCACGGGCCAGAAGAGCAAGTGGGAGCACACCTACCCGGGCAGCGGCGGCACCAAGCAGCCGACCACCTTCGACCGGGAGGTCTTCCACGGCAAGGACGTGGTCGAGGGCCTGGCGCTGTCGGTCGTCCAGGAGGTGCACCGGGCCGGACCGGCGCTCAAGGAGCACGCGGTCAAGCTCAACCAGGAACTGACCGCCGCCAAGGGCGAGTTGGAGACGGCTCGGGGCACCGACGGCGAGGCTGACGCCCAGGCGCGGGTCAGCAGGGCCGAGAAGGACCTCGGCGACCTGGTCTCCCGGCTCTACCGCCCGGAGGCGAAGTTCGGCTCCGGACTCCCGATCGACCCGCGCCCCGGCCACGAGCCGAGCCCGAACGGCGAGGCCCGCCCGCCGTTCCGGCCGCTGCTGGTCCACAACGCGGACGGCGACGGCCGCTACCGCGGCGACGGCACCCTCGACCCGCTCGCGTTCACCGCCGCCCGGATGTCCGACCGGGTCGACGACCGGCAGCGCGAGGGCGAGAAGAACTACGCCAAGGGCGAGACCAGGTCGAACCTCGGCGACGCGCTGCGCCAGTACGAGCCCGCCGTCTCCGCCGCCCGGAAGTCCGTCGCCCGCACCGAGGAGTTCGTCCGGCAGACCGAGGAGGAGGTCCGGAACCTCCGGCAGGAGCCCGACCCCGGCCCCGACCACCGCAACCGGCTGGACGCCGCCGAGCAGCGCGCCGAGCAGGCCCGGACGATGCTGGAGGAGCGCCGCACCAAGGAGCGGGAAGTCACCGAGCGCACCGCCGCACTCCAGCAGCGCAAGGCCGAGTTGGACGAGCAGCACCGGCAGGAGCAGGCGGCGCAGGAGGAGCGGCAGCGGGCCGAGCGGGAGGAGCGGCAGCGCAAGGCCGAGGAGAAGCAGCAGCGGAGGCAGGAGAAGGCCGCCCGCCGGCAGGGCGTGGTCCAGGCCAAGGGCGACGAGAACACCGCTTCGCTGAGCACCGGCGAGCACGCGCCGAAGGCGTCCAAGGGCCAGCAGGCCGAGCAGTACATGGGCCGCTTCCGCAGCACCGACTCGGACACCCTCTCCGTCCCGCTGACCGGACACGACGAGGCGAGCATCCGCCGCAGCGTGCTGGAACTGCACGACCTCCGCACGCCCGAGGACGCCAAGGACTTCGGCAAGCACTTCGCCACCTGGATCGACGGGAACCGGCAGGGCCCGCTCGCCGGCATCGAGAAGCAGACCCTCGACGGCGTGATCAAGAACCTGGTGAGGCCCGGCAGCACCGGCCTGGACACGCCCGGCCCGTTCCGCGACGCCTACTTCACCGCACTGGCGAAGAACCTCGGCCGCGACGTGGTGCTCACCCACGACGGGAACGAGCTGAACCGCTACCCCGGTACGGAGGAGGGCGGCCCGGGACGCGAACTCCGCCTGGAACAGCCGAACGCCGACACCCCGCCGGTCACCCCGCCGACGGGCAGCAGCACCAGCACCCCCGCGCACCAGGGCAACGACGGCACCCCCGGCCCCTCCCGCGGCTTCGGATCGGCCCCCCGCACCACGGCGCCCACCGGCCAGCAGGGCACGGACCACAGCGGCCCGTCCGTCCACAGCACGAACCAGCACGACCAGGTCCAGCACGACCCCGCACAGCACGACCAGGTCCAGCAGCAGACCGACCACCAGGACGCCGACCAGCAGCAGCACGTCCAGGACCCCGCGCCGGGCCACGAACCGCTGCTGCCCCCGGTCGGCACCGCCGAGCACGGGCTGGTGCACGACCCGGTGGAGTTCCTGTCCCACACCCCGGTCTCGGTCTCCTTCGCCGACGGCGTCATGAGCCGCACCCCGGGCCTCCAGCAGCACGACGCGTTCACCTTCGTCGACGCGTTCGAGCGCAGCAGCGAGCACTGGTTCACCCTGGAGCGGGACCCGAACGTCCCGGCCGGGCGCGACGCGTACGTCCTCACTCCGGCGTGGGAGAAGTACGCGGAGCACGACCCGTCATTCCCGCGGCCGTCGAACGGGGTCGCGCTGCCCGCGCCGAAGCCCGACCACGAGTACGTCCGGGCCGGCTACATCCCGTACAAGCAGGGCCGGCCGGCCAGCGACGCCGCGATCGGCAGCGTGGACGTGGTCCGCCACCCCGACCCGGCGCGGCCGGGCGACGGGCTGGTGTTCACCGGCGGCATGAACGGCTGCGCGCTGGCGGTCACCGACGTGGGCCCGCACTCCTTCAAGGTCTGGCACGTCCAGTCGTACTCGGCGACCTCCAACCTGGGCCCGGCCTCCGACTTCCGGCTGCGCCACCCCGCTACGGACTGGTTCGGCGTCGACGAGTACGTGACGCCCGGCCAGGGCGAGCTGTTCGAGGCCACCAACGTGCTGCGGCACGGCCCGGACGGCTGGGAGGTGATCAGCCAGGAAGTCGTCAAGACCCCGGGCGACCACCGCATCGGACGGCAGAGCAGCCGACCGCTGAACCTGACCCCGCCCACCGGGGCGGAGTTCACCGGACGCACCGTGGGCCTCTACCACCCGGTGGCCACCGAGCAGGTCCAGCGCTTCGACGGGAAGGCCGCCCGGCTGCTCCGGGAGGTCCCGGAGGGCTGGATGCGCAACACCGTGCGCAACGAGATCGACGGCCTCCACGACCGGCTGGCGGCCCAGGAGCAGACCCTCGCCGGCCTCCGGCAGCCCGGCACGACGCCCCAGCAACTGCGGACGGCCGCGGACACCCTGCAGAACAACGCGGTGCTGAACGAGCAGGCGGCGAACAACAGCGCGATCATGCTGGAGAGCGCCCTGCGGATGGCCTTCAACGAGCCCGCCAACAAGCCGTTCTCCTTCAAGTCGCACGTCGAGGCGCTGGTCGAGGAGTTCCAGCCCGGCCAGAACGCGGCCTGGATCGGCGGCCTGCACCGCGAGACCGACGCCTACCTCCAGTCCGCGTCCGCCCCCGCCCCCGCGACCGCGCACCAGTCCGGGTTCGGCTCGGTGCCCACCCCGACCACCGACCACGTTCCGACCACCGACCACACCCCGGCGCCCGGCGGCGACACGCCGCGCGGGCACACGCCGGACCCGATGCAGCTGGACAGCCCGACCGTGACGACGGCGCCGACCCCGCCGGTCGAGCACCGGACGGAGCCCGACCCGGACCCGATGGTCCTGGACCGGGACGGCGACACGGCGCAGGACCTGCCGAACCCGCGCAAGCGCGGACGTGAGGACGAGGAGAACGAGCAGGACCCGCAGAACGAGCGGAGCGCGCGGGACGAGCAGGACGGGTCGACCGCCGAGCGGGACGCCAAGCGGCGCCGCACCCCGGCGTACGAGAACACCGACGGGGTGATGAACGACCGCGGCTACCGCTCGTTCGGCCCGGAGCACCCGCTGAGCCAGGAGCTGGTCGGCTACCTCGGCGGCGAGCCGAAGGTGCACCCGGCGATGAGCAACTCGCTGCTCCAGAAGGTCAATCCGCACCAGGAGCCGGTCAACGCCGAGGCGGGCTTCCGGCGCGGCAACGACCTGAACGCGTGCCTGGAGAACGTGGAGGCGTACCGGGACACCCACTTCGGGCGTCCGCGGGTGTCCGGGCAGACGCTGCACGGCACGGTGGAGCCGATTCCCGGCAACACGCTGTGGAAGCGGCACGACGGCCCCGCGCTGTTCGGTGAGGGCGGTCCGGCGGTCCAGAAGCTGATGGAGCAGGTCAAGGAGGGTGGTCCCGGCACCTTCGCCACGGTGCTGGGTGCGGGCAAGCAGGGGGACGGTCACGCCGTCGCGCTGGTCCACGACCGCGACGGCACGCTGCGCTGGGCCGACCTGACCGACCGCAGGGTCACCACCGCCAACGGGTCGATGCCGGAGCACTTCGCCCAGGACTGGACGGTCTGGGCCTCCGTCGCCGACCCGCGCGAGAACAACATCTCCGGGCCGCACGACCCCGCCTTCATGGAGCGCTACAGCACCTTCGGCGGCGAGCGCCCGCACGGCGACGACACCGCAGACCCGATGGACATCGACGGGTTCGGCGCGCCCCGCCCCGCCGGCTCGGAGCAGACCGACACCGCCGTCAAGACGCCGGAGCAGCAACTCCCGCGCGAGAACCGGCCGGACGGACCGGAGGACGACGGCTCCGGCCCGCAGCCCGTCAAGCCCGTCGGCGGCGGCCCGCTCGACGGCAACGGCGGCAGCCACGTCGGCGACCCCACCACCAACGGCGGCAGCCACCCCGGCAACGGCACGACGACCCGCCCCCGGGCGGCCTCGGCCCCGCCGGAACTCCGCTCCCAGCCCGGACCCGTCCGCGAGCAGCGACCGCCGTCCCCCGAGACGGCGCAGGTCAAGGACGGCAAGAGCGGCAAGGGCGACGAGGAGACCGCCAAGGACGCGACCAAGGACACCTCGGAGGTCAAGACCGAGGTCGAGCCCGAAGCCGTGGTCAAGCCTGAGACCGAGCCCGAGGGCACGGTCAAGTCCGAGGGCGAGCCCAAGGACGCGGCCAAGGACACGGTCAAGGACGCGGTCAAGGAGACGGCCGAGGACGTCATCGAGCCGCCCGCGCAGAAGACCGAACCTCCGTTCGAGGCAGCGGAGTTCCCGCCAGCCGGGCCGCTGGTGAAGGTCTCGGCGGACGGTCTCTGCCTGCTCCACTCGCTCGCCGTCGGCCTGCCCGAACTGGCGGGCAACGGGAGTGCGGCCCGGCGGCTCCAGGCCGTGGTCGAGGAGCACTTCGCCGCACTGTCCCCCGAGCACTGGCCGACCGAGGTCGTCACCAACTACCGCAACGACTTCGTCGCCCGGGGCAACGCGACCGAGCGGCAGCTGCTCGAGTACCTCCCGGTCGCCGACCGCGGCGGGTACCGGGGGCTGCCGATCAACGAGCTGCGGGAGATCGTCGGCGCCCACCTCACCGAGAACGCCCCGCCCCCGTTCCCGCACGAGCGGCAGGCGCTGCTCGACACCGTCCGGGGCTGGGAGTCCCGCTGGCGGACCAACCCGGGCGAGATGCTGCCCGCCGCGGCCGCCCACGCCCTCGACCTCCGGCTGCGCGTCCTCGACCACGACGGCGCCACCCTGGCGGTCTTCGGCCCCCAGGACGGCCGGCAGGTGACGGTGTACCGGCAGGGCGACCACTACGACGGCAGCGTCCCGCCGTCGTCCCCGGGGGACACCCCCATACCCCCGGTCGAGAAGTCGACGACCACGACCACGCCCGCGCCGGAGCAGCAGCCCAAGCAGGAGCAGCAGCCCGCGCCGGAGCAGCAGCAGGAGCAGAAGCCCGCCTCGGAGCAGGAACCGAAGCAGGAGCAGGAGCAGGAGCAGAAGCCCGCGCCGGAGCAGCAGCAGGAGCAGAAGTCGGCTCCGGAGCAGCAGCAGGAGCAGCAGAAGCCGCCCGCCCCCGAGGGGGCGAAGACGACCGCGGTGGACGGGGCGCCCCGGCCGATCGCCGGGACGGACCTGGTGGTCGGGCTGAGCGAGAACGAGGCCGCGGTCCGGGACCAGGTGATCGCGGCGATCGAGCACGCGGTGCCGGGGGACCGGGCGGCCGCGCGGGCCTTCGCGGAGGCGTACTTCGGGCCGGCGACGCTGCGTCCGGTGCTCGGGGCGCTGTCCCGGGGCGAGGTGTGGACGGCCCCGTTCGAGGGGGACGGGTGGAGCGGCAGCGTGACGTTGCGCGGCCGGGTCACCGAGTCGACGCACCTGCGGACGGAGAAGATCGAGTTCGAGAACGGCGCCGACCGCACGGTGGCGACCGGCGGCAACCGCGACTCGCAGTGGCAGTACAACGTGGGCCTCCAGGCCAAGCAGACGGCGGGGATCACCGAACCGGCCGAGCTGGTGGGGTACTTCCACGACCGGGGCCAGGCCGAGGTCAACATGGACCTGGGCGGGATGGTGGCGCGGTCGAAGACCTCCGAGCCCGCCGACGTGTTCAGGTCGACGATGCGGCTGGAGCTGGACTTCGGCGACCTGCGCCACGAGGACGTTCCGGTGCGGACCGCGTCCGGCGGGCGCACCGCGCAGGTGGACCTCGGGATGACCGTGGCCGTTCCGGTGCGACCGGCGGTCGACGCGGGCGGCGAGCAACGGGTGCCCCCGCAGCGGCTGTTGGACGGCCGGGTCGGTGGGCAGGAGATCGTGCTCGACCTGTCGCCGCAGGGCGGCGGCGGCCGGGGCGGGCGCCGTCCGGTGGAGGCGCTGCTCGACCACGTCGACCAGGCGGGCAAGCAGGAGTTCGGCAAGGACTGGCCCGCGATGCGGGAGAAGGTCCTCAACGAGGTCGACTTCGCGCGCCTCCAGCGGGACCTGAAGTCCATGACGGCGGACGAGCCGGTCGCCGTCACGCTGAGCGACCGGCGCGGCCGGACCCTCGGCACGGTCGAGATCCGGGCCCGGGTCGGCGAGTTGCACCAGGTCGGCACGACCAAGGAGACCGAGTTCAACATCGGCACCACCGTCCAGCAGGTCCGCAGCACGGCGACCACCCGGGGCAACGCGAGCCAGCTCGGGCTGTCGAACGTGCTGAAGCCGGGCGCGGCCCTGGCCACCGTCGGCGGCGCCGGGCGGCTGGGCCGGGACCGGGTGGAGATCACCGGTGACAGCCGGGTCTCCCAGCTGACCAGCAAGTCGAAGGTGCCCGGAGTGCTCTACGACGGCTCCGTGCACTACGAGTTGACCTTCAACGGCAAGGGCACGGCGCACGACGCGGGCACGGCCGACGTCCGGCTGCTGGTCGACCGTGCGGACACCAAGCCCGCCGCCGAGAACGTCAAGTCCGATGCGGTGGAGCCCAGTTCCAGCAAGGGCGAGTCCACCAAGGGCGAGTCCAGCAAGGGCGAGTCCGCGAAGACCGAGGCGGCCAAGACGGAGGCCACCACGACCGAGGCGGCCAAGTCGGAGGCCGAGACGGCGCCGGTGCTGCACGAGGTCACCAGCCCGCCGGACTCGGTGTGGCGCGGCGGTGACCGGGGCGGTCTCGGCGAGAGCGTCGTGGTCCGTGACCTGGAGTCGACGGCCGCGCTGCGCCGGGAGGTGGACGCCAAGGGGCGGGAGCGGTTCGGCAAGGACTGGGACGCCGTCCGCGAGCAGGTGCTCCAGGGCTTCAGCCAGCCGAACCTGGCCGCCCGGCTGACCGGGATGACCCGGGGCGAGCCCCTGGTGGTGAAGGTCCCCGGCAAGGAGGACCTGGTGGTCACGGCCACCGCCCGGGTGCGGGAGATGACCTACCGGCGGGAGGACGGCAAGGCCGAGCTGAACACGGTGAACGAGTCCAGCGCGTTCAGCGTGGAGCGGCAGCTGCTGGCGCGCACCGTGGCGGGCAACGGCCAGCTCGGCGGCACCGTCCCCAAGGGCACGCCCGGCGCGGACCTGCTGGCCACCGGTTCCGGCCAGCAGCGCGAGCGCGCGGGCGGGCAGGGCCGGCAGGCCGACCGGGTGTACGCCAACGGCAAGTACAGCGCGGCGCAGGTGATCTACGGTGCGGAGCTGACCGTGGACGTGCACTTCGGGCGTCCCGGCGAGTCGCTGCCGGGCGGGCGCTCCGAGACCTCGGCGCCGGTCCGGGTCGAGGTCGGCCTGGAGGCCGGAGACACCGTCAAGGTGCAGGTGCCGCGCACCGAGGACGGCACGGTCTCCTTCCAGCGGCCGAAGAACCCGGCCCGGACCACCGCGGCGTCCGCCCGAAGACGCCCAAGCCGGACGCGACGCACACCGCGCCGCCCCGCATCCGCGCGCAGGGCGAGCTGA